The window ACGTCCCGCCCCAGCGCGTCCCACAGCCGCCTGCGGTACTCCTCCCCGCTCACCTCGTACACGCCCAGCCGGGCGAGGTGGGGGTTCTGAATCTGGGCGTCGAACAGGGTAAACCCCCGCGCGTGCAGGTGCGCGGCGAGGCCGACGAGCGCGACCTTGCTCGCGTTCGTGACCCGGTGGAACTTGCTCTCGGCGATAAAGGCGCCCCCCAGCGCGAGGCCCAGGATGCCCCCCGCCAGTTCCCCGTCCCGCCAGACCTCGAAGGAATGGGCGAGGCCGGTGGCGTGCAGGTGCGCGTACGTCGCGGCCAGCGGCGGGCTGATCCACTCGCCGTCGCGGGGCGGTGAGCCCGGCAACCGTCCCCGGCACCCCTCCACCACCTCGGCGAAGGCGGTGTCGATCCGCACCTCGAACCGGCCCAGCTCGCGCCGCAGCCGCCGCGCCACGTGCAGCCCCTGTGCCTCGGTGAGCGGCACGAGCGCCCGGCGGTCCACCGCGTACCACTGCACGCCGTCCCCGTTGTCCATCAGGAAGGCGCCGCCCGCATAGCCCCGCGCCACCTCGCGGGTGAGGGGGTCGGGGTGGTTCAGGAAGTGTGAGGCTGGGGGCATGGGGGAAGTGGGCAGTGGTATGTGGGAAGTGGAACAGAAGGGGAAGCCTCGCCGGGAACGCGGTGAGCGGGACCCTTCACCCCCTCACCCCTTCGGATACAGCACCGCCTGCGTGCAGCGGAAGAGCGCCATCACCTTTCCGCCGGGGCCGCGCACCTCGGCGTCCCAGACCTGGGTGGTGCGCCCGGCGTGGACGGCGCGGGCCTCGCAGGTCACGACCCCCTCGCGGGCGGTGGAGAGGTGGTTGCTCTTGAGTTCGATGGTGGTAAAGCCGCTCGCTTCTGGCGGGAGCAGCATCCGGGTGCCGTAGCCGCAGGTCGTGTCGGCCAGGGCGACGACGCTGGCCGCGTGCAGGAAGCCGTTCGGGGCGAGGAGTTCGGGTCGCACGGTGAACTCGCTCCGCAGCAGGCCCCTTTCCGCGTGGGTGAAGCGAATCCCGATCAATCCGGGGAGCAGGCCCTCGCCGAGCGCGTTGAGTTGATCCAGGTTGGGGTGCTCGGGCATCCGGGCCAGGCTAGCAGCGCCCGGTGAGGGAAACACTGCCCCCGATGGGGGAATCCTCTCAGTACGGCAACGCGGCCAGCCGCAGCAGGGTCTCGCGGGCCTCGGCGGCGCTGCCCAGGCGGCGGGTGCGGTCGGGCTCGGTCAGGGCGGTGAGGAGGGCGTCGAGGGGGTCGGAGGTGGGGGGCGGCGGCAGGTCCGGCCCGGAGAGGGCGCCGTGCAGCCCCCAGCCCAGCAGCACGCCCACGCTGTAGAGGTCGCTCTCGGGACCCAGGTGCTCGCCGCGCGCCGCCTCGGGGCTCTGGAAGGCGGCGGTGCCCATGCGGGTGGGGGTGGCGAAGGCCTCGCGGGTGGGGCCGGAGAGGTCGAGGTCCACGAGTTTGGCGCTGCCGTCCGGCTCGACGAGGATGTTCTCGGGCTTCACGTCGCGGTGGACGATCCCGCGCCCATGCAGGTAGCCCAGCCCGTCGAGCAGGTGGACGAGCGTGAGCAGGAAGGCCCGGCGGTCGTGCGTCAGGGCCGGGCGGCGGGCGTAGCGGTCGAACAGCACCGCGCCGCGCGCCAGGGTCACGATCAGGGCCGGGTGGCCGTCAATCCGCACCGGGGCGAGCACCCGCGCCAAACGTGGGTGGTCGAGCAGGGCGCCGTTGCCGTACTCGCGCAGGGCGTGCGAGGCGAAGCGGGGGTCGAAGATCTTTACGGCGCACGGCTGCCCGGCGGGACCCACGGCGAAATACACCACGCTGTGTGACCCCCGCCCGAGGGGCCGCACGAGCCGCACCCCCTCCCCCACCACCTGACCGGCCAGCGGCATCCCCCCCACGCTACCGCAGGGGCGGGGCCGGGTGGTAGCCCCGGCGGGTGGTCCCCCTCCCCCGGGTAGACTCCTCCCCATGTCGGGCTTCGGGCTGGTGCTGGGCGGGGGCGGCGCGCGGGGGCTGGCCCACCTGGGCGTGTGGGCGGTGCTGGAGGAGGCGGGGCTGAGCCCGCAGGTGCTGGCGGGCACGAGTATGGGCGGCCTCGTCGCGGCCTTTATCGCGGCGGGGGCGAGCGCGGCGGAGTTGCGCCGGGTCTCGGAAACCGTGTCGTGGCGGCGCCTGATCGACTGGAGGCTGGGCACGGGCCTGCTGCGGGCGAGTTCCTTTGAGGCGTGGCTGGCGGCGCACCTGCCCCCCACCTTCGAGGAGCTGCGGCTGCCGCTCGCGGTGACCGCGACGGACGTGCTCACCGGGCGCCAGGTGTACCTGCGCTCCGGGGACCTGTACACGGCGCTCCGCGCCACGACCGCCTACCCGGGCGCCATCGACCCGGTGCCCCTGGACGACATGCTGCTCGCCGACGGCGGCATCCTGAACCAGGTGCCGGTGGACGCCGCGCTCTTTCTCGGCGTGCGGAAGGTCGCGGCGGTGGACGTGACCTCGCCCCGGCCCCTCGAGCTGCCCGAGCGGCGCAGGCGCTGGCGGCAGTCTCCCCCGCTCGGCGCCGTGCAGTCGTTGCGGCGGGCGGTGGACATCATGCAGGCGCAACTGACCGACGCGCGGCTGAGCCTGTACCGGCCAGATGTGCTGCTGCGCCCGGAGTTGGAGGGGATTGACCTCCAGAGCTTCCGGCGCGGCGCGCAGGCCATGGCGGCGGGCGAGGCGGTGGCGCGGGCAGAACTGACCCGGCTGCACGCGCTGGTGTCCTGACCGGGGGCAGGGGACGCGGGAGGGACCCGCCGTCCGCTATCCTGCCCCGGGACAAGGAGCTGCATGACAAGACTGAAAAGGCCTGCCCCGGGACCGCTCGGGAAGCTGTGGAAGGAAGTGCTGGAGCCCATCGTGTTCGCGGTGGTGATCACCCAGTTCGTGGCCACGCTCGTCGGCGTGGACGGCGTGAGCATGATGCCCAACCTGCGCGACCACGAGCGGGTCTTCGTGCCGAAGTACGAGACGTGGCTGCACAAGGCGGGCGTGGGGAACTTTCAGCGGGGCGACATCCTGATCTTCAAACCCCCCCGCGAGGCGGCGGCGCAGGCCGCCAACCTCACCAAGAGTGCCTTCGGGCTGTGGAACTACCGCCCCTTCCTGATCAAGCGCCTGATCGGGCTGCCCGGGGACCGCGTCAAGGTCGAGGGCGGCGAGGTCTTCGTGAACGGCGTGAAACTCGACGAGAGTTGGACGACCGACTACTGGCGCGAGCAGGGCTGCTGGGACACCCAGAGTGACCTCGCCAACAACGCCTCCTCCTCCGGGATAGGCGTCCTGCCCGACCAGCCCGAGATCAGCGTGCCCGCCGGGCACTACTTCGTCAT is drawn from Deinococcus aerius and contains these coding sequences:
- a CDS encoding patatin-like phospholipase family protein produces the protein MSGFGLVLGGGGARGLAHLGVWAVLEEAGLSPQVLAGTSMGGLVAAFIAAGASAAELRRVSETVSWRRLIDWRLGTGLLRASSFEAWLAAHLPPTFEELRLPLAVTATDVLTGRQVYLRSGDLYTALRATTAYPGAIDPVPLDDMLLADGGILNQVPVDAALFLGVRKVAAVDVTSPRPLELPERRRRWRQSPPLGAVQSLRRAVDIMQAQLTDARLSLYRPDVLLRPELEGIDLQSFRRGAQAMAAGEAVARAELTRLHALVS
- the aat gene encoding leucyl/phenylalanyl-tRNA--protein transferase, whose product is MPPASHFLNHPDPLTREVARGYAGGAFLMDNGDGVQWYAVDRRALVPLTEAQGLHVARRLRRELGRFEVRIDTAFAEVVEGCRGRLPGSPPRDGEWISPPLAATYAHLHATGLAHSFEVWRDGELAGGILGLALGGAFIAESKFHRVTNASKVALVGLAAHLHARGFTLFDAQIQNPHLARLGVYEVSGEEYRRRLWDALGRDVSLSVGSGE
- a CDS encoding PaaI family thioesterase, with product MPEHPNLDQLNALGEGLLPGLIGIRFTHAERGLLRSEFTVRPELLAPNGFLHAASVVALADTTCGYGTRMLLPPEASGFTTIELKSNHLSTAREGVVTCEARAVHAGRTTQVWDAEVRGPGGKVMALFRCTQAVLYPKG
- a CDS encoding serine/threonine-protein kinase; this encodes MPLAGQVVGEGVRLVRPLGRGSHSVVYFAVGPAGQPCAVKIFDPRFASHALREYGNGALLDHPRLARVLAPVRIDGHPALIVTLARGAVLFDRYARRPALTHDRRAFLLTLVHLLDGLGYLHGRGIVHRDVKPENILVEPDGSAKLVDLDLSGPTREAFATPTRMGTAAFQSPEAARGEHLGPESDLYSVGVLLGWGLHGALSGPDLPPPPTSDPLDALLTALTEPDRTRRLGSAAEARETLLRLAALPY
- the lepB gene encoding signal peptidase I; this translates as MTRLKRPAPGPLGKLWKEVLEPIVFAVVITQFVATLVGVDGVSMMPNLRDHERVFVPKYETWLHKAGVGNFQRGDILIFKPPREAAAQAANLTKSAFGLWNYRPFLIKRLIGLPGDRVKVEGGEVFVNGVKLDESWTTDYWREQGCWDTQSDLANNASSSGIGVLPDQPEISVPAGHYFVMGDNRTAGGSEDSRLFGPVPLRDIAGRAAAVVWPIMRKANARYDCSSGRVADFSGPNVLNWRVLERPEAFAELKTALAKEGVLNPQK